A single window of Onychomys torridus chromosome 8, mOncTor1.1, whole genome shotgun sequence DNA harbors:
- the Slc9a3r2 gene encoding Na(+)/H(+) exchange regulatory cofactor NHE-RF2 isoform X2, whose amino-acid sequence MARSRNTVLPASAPGAPPQNFHRGLVQDVNGPPRELRPRLCHLRRGPQGYGFNLHSDKSRPGQYIRSVDPGSPASHSGLRAQDRLIEVNGQNVEGLRHAEVVARIKAREDEARLLVVDPETDEHFKRLRVTPTEEHVEGPLPSPVTNGTSSAQLNGGSVCSSRSDLPGSEKDNEDGSAWKRDPFQESGLHLSPTAAEAKEKARATRVNKRAPQMDWNRKREIFSNF is encoded by the exons ATGGCTCGCTCCAGGAATACCGTGctgcctgcctcagccccagGAGCTCCTCCACAGAACTTTCATCGAGGGCTTGTTCAG GATGTCAATGGGCCCCCAAGAGAGCTGCGTCCCCGGCTCTGCCACTTACGAAGGGGACCCCAGGGCTATGGGTTCAACCTGCATAGTGACAAATCCAGGCCTGGTCAATACATCCGCTCTGTGGACCCGGGTTCGCCTGCTTCCCACTCTGGCCTCCGTGCCCAGGACCGGCTCATTGAG GTGAATGGGCAGAATGTGGAGGGGCTGCGCCATGCTGAAGTTGTTGCCAGAATCAAGGCACGGGAGGATGAGGCCCGGTTGCTGGTGGTAGATCCTGAGACTGATGAACACTTCAAGAGGTTGCGGGTCACACCCACTGAGGAACATGTAGAAG GTCCACTGCCATCACCAGTCACAAACGGAACCAGTTCTGCTCAG CTCAACGGTGGCTCAGTGTGCTCATCCCGAAGTGACCTGCCAGGCTCAGAGAAGGACAATGAG GATGGCAGTGCCTGGAAGCGAGACCCCTTCCAGGAGAGTGGTCTCCACCTGAGTCCCACAGCGGCTGAAGCCAAGGAGAAGGCTCGAGCTACCCGGGTCAACAAGCGGGCACCACAGATGGACTGGAACCGGAAGCGAGAGATCTTTAGTAACTTCTGA
- the Slc9a3r2 gene encoding Na(+)/H(+) exchange regulatory cofactor NHE-RF2 isoform X1, producing MAAPESLRPRLCRLVRGEQGYGFHLHGEKGRRGQFIRRVEPGSPAEAAALRAGDRLVEVNGVNVEGETHHQVVQRIKAVEGRTQLLVVDKETDEELCRRQLTCTEEMAHRGLPPAHHPWEPKHDWACSGSLGSDTGQKDVNGPPRELRPRLCHLRRGPQGYGFNLHSDKSRPGQYIRSVDPGSPASHSGLRAQDRLIEVNGQNVEGLRHAEVVARIKAREDEARLLVVDPETDEHFKRLRVTPTEEHVEGPLPSPVTNGTSSAQLNGGSVCSSRSDLPGSEKDNEDGSAWKRDPFQESGLHLSPTAAEAKEKARATRVNKRAPQMDWNRKREIFSNF from the exons ATGGCCGCGCCGGAGTCGCTGCGGCCCCGCCTGTGTCGCCTGGTGCGCGGCGAGCAAGGCTACGGCTTCCACCTGCATGGCGAGAAGGGCCGCCGTGGCCAGTTCATCCGGCGCGTGGAGCCAGGCTCCCCAGCCGAGGCGGCCGCTCTGCGCGCCGGGGACCGCCTGGTTGAGGTCAACGGCGTCAACGTAGAGGGTGAGACGCATCACCAG GTGGTACAGAGGATCAAGGCTGTGGAAGGGCGGACTCAGCTGCTTGTGGTGGACAAGGAGACAGATGAGGAGCTCTGCAGGCGACAACTGACCTGCACTGAGGAGATGGCCCATCGAGGGCTTCCACCAGCCCATCACCCCTGGGAGCCAAAGCACGACTGGGCATGCTCGGGCAGCCTTGGCTCGGACACTGGCCAGAAG GATGTCAATGGGCCCCCAAGAGAGCTGCGTCCCCGGCTCTGCCACTTACGAAGGGGACCCCAGGGCTATGGGTTCAACCTGCATAGTGACAAATCCAGGCCTGGTCAATACATCCGCTCTGTGGACCCGGGTTCGCCTGCTTCCCACTCTGGCCTCCGTGCCCAGGACCGGCTCATTGAG GTGAATGGGCAGAATGTGGAGGGGCTGCGCCATGCTGAAGTTGTTGCCAGAATCAAGGCACGGGAGGATGAGGCCCGGTTGCTGGTGGTAGATCCTGAGACTGATGAACACTTCAAGAGGTTGCGGGTCACACCCACTGAGGAACATGTAGAAG GTCCACTGCCATCACCAGTCACAAACGGAACCAGTTCTGCTCAG CTCAACGGTGGCTCAGTGTGCTCATCCCGAAGTGACCTGCCAGGCTCAGAGAAGGACAATGAG GATGGCAGTGCCTGGAAGCGAGACCCCTTCCAGGAGAGTGGTCTCCACCTGAGTCCCACAGCGGCTGAAGCCAAGGAGAAGGCTCGAGCTACCCGGGTCAACAAGCGGGCACCACAGATGGACTGGAACCGGAAGCGAGAGATCTTTAGTAACTTCTGA
- the Nthl1 gene encoding endonuclease III-like protein 1 codes for MNPGFRMVTRSRSRAPRIAAEGCGEELTPREAAAEGRKSCQPVKRPRKTQKLHVAYEVSNGEKGEDAEPLKVPIWEPQNWQQQLANIRIMRSKKDAPVDQLGAEHCYDAGAPAKVQRYQVLLSLMLSSQTKDQVTAGAMQRLRARGLTVESILQTDDDMLGRLIYPVGFWRNKVKFIKQTTAILQRHYEGDIPATVAELVALPGVGPKMAHLAMAVAWGTTSGIAVDTHVHRITNRLRWTRKGTKSPEETRTALEEWLPRELWTEINGLLVGFGQQICLPVHPQCQACLNQALCPAAQDL; via the exons ATGAACCCGGGGTTTCGGATGGTGACTCGCAGTCGGAGCCGCGCGCCGAGGATCGCGGCAGAAGGGTGTGGGGAGGAGCTCACGCCGCGAGAAGCTGCTGCAG aaggaagaaaaagctgTCAGCCTGTGAAACGTCCACGGAAGACACAGAAACTACATGTGGCCTATGAAGTTTCTAACGGTGAGAAAGGTGAGGATGCTGAGCCCCTCAAAGTGCCAATTTGGGAGCCCCAGAACTGGCAGCAGCAACTGGCCAACATCCGAATCATGAGAAGCAAGAAGGATGCACCCGTGGACCAGCTAGGCGCCGAGCACTGCTATGATGCCGGTGCCCCCGCAAAG GTGCAGAGGTACCAGGTACTCCTGTCGCTGATGCTCTCCAGCCAGACCAAAGACCAGGTGACGGCGGGTGCCATGCAGCGCCTACGGGCCCGGGGCTTGACTGTGGAAAGTATCCTGCAGACAGATGATGACATGCTGGGCAGGCTTATCTACCCTGTGGGCTTCTGGAGG AACAAGGTCAAGTTCATCAAACAGACCACTGCCATCCTGCAGCGGCACTATGAAGGGGACATCCCTGCCACCGTGGCCGAGCTGGTAGCCCTGCCAGGTGTTGGGCCCAAGATGGCTCACTTGGCTATGGCTGTGGCCTGGGGGACCACATCAGGCATAG CGGTGGACACCCATGTGCACAGAATCACCAACCGGCTGAGGTGGACCAGGAAGGGGACCAAGTCCCCAGAGGAGACACGCACAGCCTTGGAGGAGTGGCTGCCCAG GGAGCTGTGGACTGAGATCAATGGACTGCTGGTGGGCTTCGGCCAACAGATCTGCCTTCCAGTCCATCCTCAATGCCAGGCCTGTCTCAACCAGGCCCTGTGTCCTGCTGCCCAGGACCTCTAA